One window from the genome of Stigmatella erecta encodes:
- the serS gene encoding serine--tRNA ligase → MLDLRYVAQNFDAVVARLKARGGNLDLGPFQKLFTERRELYVAVEGLSARRNAANDEMKRKAKEDPSALEALRGDLRAVSQDIKEKEGRLKEVEEEISRILLLIPNIPHESVPTGTSEQDNVVARTWGEKPNLPFTPRQHFEIGEKLGMLDFERAAKVSGSRFTFYKAALARLERALVTFMIDVHTQKGYTELLPPYLVLRETMMGTGQLPKFEDDAFKTSGEPERFLIPTAEVPVTNYHSDEILEGAQLPLKYCAFSPCFRAEAGAAGRDTRGLIRQHQFHKVELVKFATPETSLSELDAMTDDACDILRRLGLHHRVMLLCTGDMGFSARKTFDIEVWLPGQGAYREISSCSDCGDFQARRAKIRFRAQKGDKPQLLHTLNGSGLAVGRTSIAILENYQREDGSVAIPDALVPYMGGLKEIRPL, encoded by the coding sequence ATGCTGGATCTCCGATACGTCGCGCAGAACTTCGATGCGGTTGTTGCCCGGCTGAAGGCCCGCGGCGGCAACCTGGACCTCGGTCCCTTCCAGAAGCTCTTCACCGAGCGGCGGGAGCTCTACGTCGCCGTGGAGGGGCTGTCGGCGCGCCGCAACGCGGCCAACGACGAGATGAAGCGCAAGGCGAAGGAGGACCCGTCAGCGCTGGAGGCGCTGCGCGGGGACCTGCGCGCCGTGTCCCAGGACATCAAGGAGAAGGAGGGGCGCCTCAAGGAGGTGGAGGAGGAGATCAGCCGCATCCTGCTGCTCATCCCTAACATCCCCCACGAGTCGGTGCCCACCGGCACCAGCGAGCAAGACAACGTGGTGGCCCGCACCTGGGGCGAGAAACCCAACCTCCCCTTCACGCCCCGGCAGCACTTCGAGATTGGCGAGAAGCTGGGGATGCTGGACTTCGAGCGGGCGGCGAAGGTGTCCGGCAGCCGGTTCACCTTCTACAAGGCGGCGCTGGCCCGGCTGGAGCGGGCGCTCGTCACCTTCATGATCGATGTGCACACCCAGAAGGGCTACACGGAGCTGCTGCCGCCCTACCTGGTGCTGCGCGAGACGATGATGGGCACCGGCCAGCTGCCCAAGTTCGAGGACGACGCCTTCAAGACGTCCGGCGAGCCCGAGCGCTTCCTCATCCCCACCGCCGAGGTGCCCGTCACCAACTACCACTCGGACGAAATCCTGGAGGGCGCCCAGCTGCCGCTGAAGTACTGCGCCTTCAGCCCCTGCTTCCGGGCCGAGGCGGGCGCCGCGGGCCGGGACACGCGCGGCCTGATTCGCCAGCACCAGTTCCACAAGGTGGAGCTGGTGAAGTTCGCCACGCCGGAGACCAGCCTGAGCGAGCTGGACGCCATGACGGACGATGCGTGCGACATCCTCCGGCGCCTGGGGCTGCACCACCGGGTGATGCTGCTGTGCACCGGGGACATGGGCTTCTCGGCCCGGAAGACGTTCGACATCGAGGTGTGGCTGCCGGGCCAGGGGGCCTACCGGGAGATTTCCTCGTGCTCGGACTGCGGCGACTTCCAGGCGCGCCGGGCCAAGATTCGCTTCCGCGCCCAGAAGGGCGACAAGCCCCAGCTGTTGCACACCCTCAATGGCAGCGGCCTGGCCGTGGGCCGGACGAGCATCGCCATCCTGGAGAACTACCAGCGCGAGGACGGAAGCGTGGCCATCCCGGACGCGTTGGTGCCCTACATGGGGGGTCTCAAGGAGATCCGTCCGCTCTGA